Proteins encoded together in one Fibrobacter sp. UWH4 window:
- a CDS encoding SIMPL domain-containing protein, with amino-acid sequence MQSRVKEALILALAILCLGAFFYRAQIDVKDRDRVVFVRGLAEREVPADFVIWPIVYKEVGNDLAELSATLQSKSQIFEKFLLENGVKKENITYSTPAIVDADGELYSGGKHNYRYVATVVATVATNDVELVRKAMEKQGELLKHGIAFSGSDYQYRTVYSFNGLNEIKPAMIDEATKNARSAAEKFAKDSDSKLGKIKTATQGVFSIEDRDENTPYIKKVRVVTNVQYFLED; translated from the coding sequence ATGCAATCACGAGTTAAAGAGGCTCTCATTCTGGCGCTCGCCATTTTGTGCCTGGGTGCATTTTTCTATCGCGCGCAAATCGATGTCAAGGACCGCGACCGCGTGGTGTTCGTGCGAGGCCTTGCCGAACGCGAAGTACCGGCTGATTTCGTGATTTGGCCGATTGTTTACAAAGAAGTGGGCAACGATCTTGCCGAACTTTCTGCAACGCTACAGTCCAAATCGCAGATATTTGAAAAGTTCCTGCTCGAAAACGGCGTTAAAAAAGAAAACATTACTTACTCGACCCCGGCCATTGTCGATGCCGACGGCGAACTCTACAGCGGAGGCAAACACAATTATCGCTATGTGGCAACCGTGGTTGCAACGGTGGCGACAAACGATGTAGAACTTGTTCGTAAGGCCATGGAAAAACAGGGCGAACTCCTGAAACATGGAATCGCTTTTAGCGGCAGCGATTACCAGTACCGCACCGTCTATAGCTTTAACGGTCTCAATGAAATCAAGCCCGCCATGATTGACGAGGCGACAAAGAATGCACGCTCCGCTGCTGAAAAATTCGCGAAGGATTCCGACAGCAAGCTTGGCAAAATCAAGACCGCCACGCAGGGCGTGTTCTCCATCGAGGACCGCGATGAAAATACGCCGTACATCAAGAAAGTCCGCGTCGTGACGAATGTGCAGTATTTCTTGGAAGATTAA
- a CDS encoding FprA family A-type flavoprotein, giving the protein MKNFSENIKYIGVDDRDLDLFEGQYVVPEGMAYNSYVIVDEKIAVTDTVDAHKVNEWLANLETALAGRKPDYLVIHHLEPDHAGGIADFVAKYPEATLVSSAKAFALLPQFMTLPESVKKQTVKEGDTLALGAHTLQFIGAPMVHWPEVLFSYEQSEKVLFAADAFGKFGVYDADPDDWACEARRYYFNIVGKYGNQVQAVLKKAAALDIKTICPLHGPVLTENLGYYIDKYNTWSSYAPEDKGVLVAYASIYGGTKKAAELLGEKLKAAGVEKVVVSDLARSDMAEVIEDAFRYDRMVVAAPTYDAGLFPVMEDFLNHLKAKNYSNRKVGVVENGTWAPMAAKKMTEILSSLKNVTLAETVVTVKSTLSAESEAAMDKLVSELL; this is encoded by the coding sequence ATGAAGAACTTTAGCGAAAATATCAAGTACATCGGAGTTGATGACCGCGACTTGGATTTGTTCGAAGGCCAGTACGTGGTGCCCGAGGGCATGGCGTACAATTCGTATGTGATTGTGGACGAAAAAATTGCCGTGACCGATACGGTGGATGCCCACAAGGTGAATGAATGGCTTGCCAATCTGGAAACTGCTCTCGCTGGGCGCAAACCGGATTACTTGGTGATTCACCATCTGGAACCGGACCATGCCGGTGGCATTGCTGATTTTGTCGCGAAGTACCCGGAAGCGACTCTCGTTTCCTCGGCGAAGGCTTTTGCGCTCCTGCCGCAGTTCATGACACTCCCTGAATCGGTCAAGAAGCAGACCGTGAAGGAAGGCGATACGCTTGCACTCGGTGCGCACACCTTGCAGTTTATCGGAGCTCCGATGGTGCACTGGCCCGAAGTGCTGTTCAGCTACGAGCAGAGCGAAAAGGTGCTGTTCGCGGCCGATGCGTTCGGCAAGTTCGGCGTGTACGATGCTGACCCGGACGACTGGGCCTGCGAAGCCCGCCGCTACTACTTCAATATCGTGGGCAAGTACGGCAACCAGGTGCAGGCGGTTCTCAAGAAGGCTGCCGCGCTCGACATCAAGACAATCTGCCCGCTGCACGGCCCGGTGCTTACCGAAAATTTGGGCTACTACATCGACAAGTACAACACCTGGAGCAGCTACGCTCCCGAAGACAAAGGCGTGCTCGTGGCGTATGCCTCAATTTACGGCGGAACCAAGAAGGCCGCGGAATTGCTTGGTGAAAAACTCAAGGCCGCCGGTGTCGAGAAGGTGGTGGTTTCTGACCTTGCCCGCAGCGACATGGCCGAAGTCATCGAAGACGCTTTCCGTTACGACCGCATGGTGGTGGCTGCTCCCACGTATGACGCGGGACTTTTCCCGGTGATGGAAGACTTCCTGAATCACTTGAAGGCGAAGAATTACAGCAACCGCAAGGTGGGCGTTGTCGAGAATGGCACGTGGGCTCCGATGGCCGCAAAGAAGATGACCGAAATCCTCTCCTCGCTCAAGAACGTGACGCTTGCCGAAACGGTAGTGACGGTAAAATCGACGCTCAGCGCCGAATCCGAAGCTGCGATGGACAAATTGGTTTCTGAACTACTTTAG